In one Antennarius striatus isolate MH-2024 chromosome 1, ASM4005453v1, whole genome shotgun sequence genomic region, the following are encoded:
- the LOC137595872 gene encoding aggrecan core protein-like, translating to MSRWIVLLFLVLPVISDAASDVLTVTIPAEEALHPSLGGTLILPCTFQDSSPQGQAGLNNLEHRIKWSIITKEKVTTILVAMAGTMRISENYVNRVSLVEYPANPSNATISISGLRYSDAGFYRCEIQYDIEDNHDFVYVQVEGIVFHYRSLLGRYALTYNQAEISCEFNNAVVASPEQLQAAFEEGFHQCDAGWLNDHTVRYPNNDPQSSCGGTTGIKSYGVRNVDETYDAYCFIKSMKGRVFYIATPEKYSMSNATIACFHQGAALATTGQLYLAWQGGMDVCNAGWLADGSVRYPINVPRPQCGGGAVGVRTVYVHRNQTGYPDSNSQYDAYCYREFPDDDIDEDYGTIVETSSGNSGDDDQFTVVEKNYAESNGVVFHYRKTGQRYAFTFVEAQLVCINMGATIATSGLLQAAYEDGYNQCDAGWILDQTSRYPIVFPRPKCAGNLGVRPGVRSYGLRPAIETYDVYCYIDGIEGEVMHVGAVGGFTYDEATSECEARNASLASTAQLYAAWKTGFDKCRAGWLADKSVRYPINNPSENCGAGKAGVHTVYADSTQITSPPVTNKYDAYCYKDVGLVDPGSGSGSGGDDSSSTTQIAATTVACIVEVYLISTGGDVCSSNPCVNGATCMDNGGSFECLCLPGYEGERCQLDNEQCDSGWTKFQGNCYLHMSHPMPWEDAELFCQTDFANLAVINTPEEQAFVSKLTQSHQWIGMSDRMISFFFQWVDGSQVQYMNWMTNRPSYTDAGRCVAATCSQGGGWDDMLCTEMLPFTCKKGTVLCGLPPHVTNAAIYSHVLAQYPVNSVVRYRCDKGFTQRYNPVIHCQSDGQWETPQIECTENI from the exons ATGTCGAGGTGGATAGTCTTGCTGTTCCTGGTTCTCCCCGTCATCTCAGATGCTG CGAGCGACGTGTTGACCGTGACCATTCCTGCGGAGGAGGCACTGCATCCTTCACTGGGAGGAACCTTGATCCTGCCATGCACTTTTCAG GACTCCTCACCCCAGGGCCAAGCAGGCCTAAACAACCTGGAACACCGTATTAAATGGAGCATCATCACCAAAGAAAAGGTCACAACTATCCTTGTGGCAATGGCAGGAACGATGAGAATCAGCGAGAATTACGTGAACAGAGTCAGTCTAGTGGAGTACCCCGCAAACCCATCAAATGCCACCATCTCAATATCTGGGCTCCGGTACAGCGACGCTGGGTTCTACCGCTGTGAGATCCAATATGACATTGAGGACAACCACGACTTTGTATACGTGCAGGTTGAAG GTATTGTGTTCCACTACCGGTCTCTCTTGGGACGCTACGCTTTGACCTACAACCAGGCCGAGATATCATGTGAATTTAACAACGCCGTCGTAGCTTCACCTGAACAGCTCCAAGCAGCTTTCGAGGAGGGATTTCACCAGTGTGATGCTGGCTGGCTTAATGACCACACTGTCAG GTACCCAAACAACGATCCTCAATCAAGTTGTGGTGGCACCACTGGAATCAAGTCATATGGAGTGAGAAACGTGGATGAAACCTATGATGCCTACTGCTTCATAAAGTCTATGAAGG GCAGAGTCTTTTACATCGCCACTCCTGAAAAGTACTCCATGAGCAATGCAACAATAGCATGCTTTCACCAGGGAGCGGCATTGGCTACTACTGGTCAGCTCTACCTGGCCTGGCAGGGAGGGATGGATGTCTGTAATGCTGGCTGGCTGGCAGATGGCAGCGTCCGCTACCCCATCAATGTTCCACGGCCACAGTGTGGAGGTGGTGCTGTTGGTGTGAGAACAGTCTATGTCCACAGAAACCAGACAGGATACCCAGATTCAAATTCGCAATATGATGCCTACTGCTATAGAG AGTTCCCTGACGATGACATAGACGAGGACTACGGTACAATTGTGGAAACAAGCAGTGGGAATTCTGGAGATGACGATCAGTTTACTGTTGTGGAAAAGAACTATGCAGAAAGCAATG GTGTGGTCTTCCATTATCGGAAGACTGGTCAACGCTACGCCTTCACCTTTGTGGAGGCCCAGTTGGTCTGCATCAACATGGGAGCTACCATTGCCACTTCAGGTCTGTTGCAGGCAGCATATGAAGATGGGTACAACCAATGTGATGCAGGTTGGATTTTGGACCAGACTTCCAG GTATCCCATTGTTTTCCCTCGACCCAAATGTGCTGGAAATTTAGGGGTTAGACCTGGAGTTCGATCTTATGGTTTGAGGCCAGCAATTGAGACCTATGATGTGTACTGCTATATTGATGGGATTGAAG GGGAAGTCATGCATGTGGGCGCCGTGGGCGGTTTCACCTATGATGAAGCTACTTCTGAATGCGAAGCACGGAACGCCAGTCTGGCCTCCACGGCACAGCTCTACGCAGCCTGGAAAACCGGTTTTGACAAATGCCGTGCTGGCTGGCTAGCAGATAAAAGCGTCCGGTATCCAATCAACAATCCCTCTGAAAACTGTGGAGCTGGAAAAGCAGGAGTCCACACTGTGTACGCTGACAGCACCCAGATTACTTCCCCTCCTGTGACCAACAAATATGACGCATACTGTTACAAAG aTGTTGGTTTAGTTGATCctggctctggctctggctctggcGGTGACGATTCTAGTTCAACCACTCAA ATCGCAGCTACAACTGTTGCTTGCATAGTTGAAGTTTACCTCATTAGCACAG gtggaGATGTGTGCTCCAGCAACCCTTGTGTCAACGGAGCCACCTGTATGGATAACGGCGGCTCCTTCGAATGCTTATGCCTACCTGGCTATGAAGGGGAACGCTGTCAGTTGG ATAATGAACAGTGTGACAGCGGATGGACAAAGTTTCAAGGGAACTGCTACCTTCACATGTCTCATCCAATGCCATGGGAGGATGCAGAGCTCTTTTGCCAGACTGACTTTGCCAATCTGGCAGTAATAAACACCCCTGAAGAACAAGCCTTTGTCAGCA AACTTACACAAAGTCATCAATGGATTGGAATGAGTGACAGgatgatttcatttttcttccaatgggtaGATGGCTCCCAAGTG caatATATGAACTGGATGACGAACAGGCCAAGTTATACCGATGCAGGGCGCTGTGTTGCAGCAACCTGCTCTCAAGGTGGTGGGTGGGATGACATGCTCTGCACCGAGATGCTGCCGTTTACCTGCAAGAAAGGCACAG TGCTCTGCGGCCTGCCCCCGCATGTGACCAACGCCGCAATTTATTCTCACGTACTGGCACAGTACCCTGTCAACAGCGTCGTTAGGTACCGATGTGACAAAGGGTTCACACAGCGCTACAATCCTGTTATTCACTGTCAATCAGATGGCCAGTGGGAGACGCCTCAGATTGAATGCACTG AGAACATCTGA